One window of Bactrocera tryoni isolate S06 chromosome 2, CSIRO_BtryS06_freeze2, whole genome shotgun sequence genomic DNA carries:
- the LOC120768173 gene encoding uncharacterized protein LOC120768173 isoform X2 translates to MGKSTGLLLLCICLTLQLIVAHPLPSDVTAQAAVDDTKLNELHQTEITKSNEVNFIKALEPVIVTTLDGAEKYFDTLQTETARFVDGVLKALKALPEDNDYIRKLTPRLTSLLARLKDTSLKGRSALIRDIADLYADFDNITERKDDDIKVAVLSKVLDKFQLLEMHFHVNNAVDSAVRRFNRAFEQFWASLSESQRTEHQRLGDFYERFKASKTNEDKLKGFEEFLKMALEFA, encoded by the exons ATGGGAAAATCTACGGGTTTGCTGCTGCTTTGCATATGCTTAACGCTACAG CTCATCGTCGCGCACCCCCTGCCGAGCGACGTCACGGCCCAGGCGGCGGTGGATGACACAAAACTAAATGAATTGCATCAAACCGAAATTACTAAGTCGAACGAGGTAAATTTCATCAAAGCGCTTGAGCCAGTGATTGTGACAACACTTGATGGCGCAGAAAAATACTTCGACACGCTCCAAACGGAGACTGCGCGGTTTGTCGATGGCGTGCTTAAGGCGCTGAAAGCGCTGCCCGAGGATAACGACTATATACGAAAGCTTACACCACGCTTGACGAGCTTGTTGGCGCGTTTGAAGGATACCTCTTTGAAAGGCCGATCAGCACTAATACGCGACATCGCCGATTTGTATGCAGATTTTGACAACATAACCGAGCGCAAAGACGACGACATTAAGGTTGCCGTCTTGAGTAAAGTTCTTGATAAATTCCAGTTGCtcgaaatgcattttcatgtgaaCAACGCTGTTGATAGTGCGGTGCGGAGGTTCAACAGAGCCTTTGAGCAGTTTTGGGCTTCGCTAAGCGAGTCTCAGCGGACGGAGCACCAGCGTCTGGGTGATTTCTATGAGCGTTTTAAAGCCAGCAAAACTAATGAGGATAAGTTAAAAGGGTTTGAAGAGTTTCTGAAGATGGCTCTAGAGTTTGCTTGA
- the LOC120768173 gene encoding uncharacterized protein LOC120768173 isoform X1 has translation MGKSTGLLLLCICLTLQQLIVAHPLPSDVTAQAAVDDTKLNELHQTEITKSNEVNFIKALEPVIVTTLDGAEKYFDTLQTETARFVDGVLKALKALPEDNDYIRKLTPRLTSLLARLKDTSLKGRSALIRDIADLYADFDNITERKDDDIKVAVLSKVLDKFQLLEMHFHVNNAVDSAVRRFNRAFEQFWASLSESQRTEHQRLGDFYERFKASKTNEDKLKGFEEFLKMALEFA, from the exons ATGGGAAAATCTACGGGTTTGCTGCTGCTTTGCATATGCTTAACGCTACAG CAGCTCATCGTCGCGCACCCCCTGCCGAGCGACGTCACGGCCCAGGCGGCGGTGGATGACACAAAACTAAATGAATTGCATCAAACCGAAATTACTAAGTCGAACGAGGTAAATTTCATCAAAGCGCTTGAGCCAGTGATTGTGACAACACTTGATGGCGCAGAAAAATACTTCGACACGCTCCAAACGGAGACTGCGCGGTTTGTCGATGGCGTGCTTAAGGCGCTGAAAGCGCTGCCCGAGGATAACGACTATATACGAAAGCTTACACCACGCTTGACGAGCTTGTTGGCGCGTTTGAAGGATACCTCTTTGAAAGGCCGATCAGCACTAATACGCGACATCGCCGATTTGTATGCAGATTTTGACAACATAACCGAGCGCAAAGACGACGACATTAAGGTTGCCGTCTTGAGTAAAGTTCTTGATAAATTCCAGTTGCtcgaaatgcattttcatgtgaaCAACGCTGTTGATAGTGCGGTGCGGAGGTTCAACAGAGCCTTTGAGCAGTTTTGGGCTTCGCTAAGCGAGTCTCAGCGGACGGAGCACCAGCGTCTGGGTGATTTCTATGAGCGTTTTAAAGCCAGCAAAACTAATGAGGATAAGTTAAAAGGGTTTGAAGAGTTTCTGAAGATGGCTCTAGAGTTTGCTTGA